DNA sequence from the Podospora pseudocomata strain CBS 415.72m chromosome 2 map unlocalized CBS415.72m_2.2, whole genome shotgun sequence genome:
GACCTGCAAATCAGGGGCGCTCGATGACGGCCATCTCGACTGGACGCAGCCATCAGCCGTTGGCGACGAGATCCGAGACGCAGTGAGATCCTGCTTGTGACGTTGCCTGCCGACGCGTCTTGTGATGAGTGGTGTAGTTCCCGCAACGGGAGCATCTAGAAATCAAGCACTGTGTGGCGTTTCTGACCCGCGGAGACGGGTACGGTGGAAGGGCCAGGTCCCCTCTTGAGTGGAAGGGCCATTTACAGCTAGCGGATGTAACCGATATCTCTACCCGGCCAATGGCAGCGCGGGAGCACGGAGACTGGAACGTGCTGTCGGGACTGCCTCAGCTTCACCAGGCGAGGGGATCCCAGACAAGAGGGGGGAACTGAAGCAATTGCTTGCGAAGCTTGACAGACGCCATTTCATGGTCAACTTTGGCGCCACTGGTAGTGTGAAAGCACCTTGATAGACGGCGTCCTCCAGGTCCCCTCTAGTAGACCCCTCAGCGTTCATGTCGGACATTGTAACTGCTTCGCCAGGTCAATAGCACGGAGCGGGCGCCTATTTACTGGTTTTTTCTCCCGAGCCGGTGTACGTTTGGGCCAGCACTCGGGCGAAATGTTTTCGTATGGCTTCGGACTCGGGACAAGAGATGGCTGTCTCGGCGACCTCCCGATTGGAATACCATCTCGGCGCGGTGAAGACGCAGCGGGTATACACTGTGTGCTACACCACCTCGCTGTCTTCACTGTTCATCGGGTGTCGTGTAATGCTCTTGTGAACGGTTCCCAGAACAGAAAGAGGTTGCAACCCCCACGTTGCAGCTGTTAGTCATCAGTAAAAGGTCGATGACGAGCAATCTGGGAGGTATCTCTGCCCCTCATCCCTTTCCTGGGTCTGGCGATACGTATCAGGTTGGCTGTCGACCCCACTATCATTTTTCAAGTTTTATTTCCGCGTTTGATGATGCCCAAGGTCGTATGGGGGCCCAAAATTGCAGTGACCACGCATTTCAAGCATTGCTTGCGAGGGGAGTGAGCTGTTTTATGTCCTGGCCAACGCTGTGGCAGCATGCCAACACGTGGGTTTGTCGTGCTGCTGACAGTTCGGTGTTTGAAAAGGTCATCCTCTTTGGGTCGGTATTCGAAGCGGCATGGTGTGGTGAAGACGATGTTGAGAGGCGTCGGTCCCGTGACTagagtggtgatgaggttctTTGGTGGCTGGTCAGCCTCACCTGTTCCCATCTCGCAGACCAACAAACAGGATCTACCAGTCTCTGGCCGTGGTGAAGGTAGAAACTTGATAAGTTTGATTAGTGGGTGACATCGCTTGAACTCGTGCGTTTGAGATACGGTACGGACGACAACTCGATCCCTAGATCAAGGACTGCACACCTCCGCGATTCTCCGCACTACTGTACAGCAGACAAAGCCGGCATGGCAAGATCCTAAAAGTGTGCTTCGCGGCGTGCATTGAGATCCTGGCGAATTTAAAAatgaggggggatggtgagggtgcaCCTACGTAGGGACGTCCCGCAAACCACAACGCTGGAATCAGCCCCTGCAAGGATTGGATATACGGGCTAGCCCTGAACCAGACATCCGACTGTTCGTGATGTGGAGAGCAGATGGTGTGCACAGTATCCGTCTTTTCAGCCAAAGGCAATAGTAGTCGAGAGGTAGGATTCAACTATGGGTGTAATCACACACACCATCGCGATGGACCGACTTTCCTCATATTTCCAGGCTCAGTCATTCTGCCCGCGTCTCAAGTGTTGGCAACTTGGAAACAGCAGCTATGAAGTCAGCGATTTCAAGAAAAGCCCACACTCGGCTCAGACCGATCAACAATCTCCTACATCCCACTGGACTCGAATTTCAAAAGAGCACTTGCGCATcttgctccccctcccttcgcTTACCAGGTCCTTGGCCCTGACTAGTGCCTCCGGGGAAGTGTTAAGCGTACCGGAAGCCCTGGCAAATCCACTCGTGAACCGAATCAACGGGTCATTTGGCTGAAACGACCATGTCTGCAGAGACAGGAATGGCATCTGGGGCGGCGCTAGTGTAGACATATCAACCCATCCGGGATTCCCTGCGTGCGTGTCATTGTACCTGCCATGGCTCTCCGTACAGGCACACGTGCTCGATGTGTAACAGCTCGTGGGGTCTCTGGTGCTGTGTAGTGTAGACAaatggtgatggcgagggaTTGCTCGCAGTGGTCGAGGAGAGATGCATTCGCCAGAGGCTGATCAAGATGCGAGAGGCACCTGCTGAATCTGgcccggctgctgctgcaggtTTCTGTGACGCACATCCCACATCACTCCGCACCGGGTGCCCTCTTGCGCCTCTAGTATAGAAAATGACGGGTCACATCCCGAGCAAAGACTTGTGGAGGCGGATTGGCATCCGGGGCCTCTAGTTTGCGTGTTAGCGCACTGTTTTAGCGGGATGCGCCTTTGCTGGACCTGGACCGCGGAACCGCTTGCAGTCTCCAGAGGCCGGCGACCAGTCGGTCCAGTCCGGAAGGCCAGTGGTGGATGAAGCAGCAGGTTGTCAGGCGACGGGCAGCAATTTTCGACAAAACGGATCCGGCTGTCTGCTGTTACATACAGTCGGCGCACGGTGTTGAGGGCCCCGGATGACGTTCCGGGGCTGGAGAGTGGAAGCCAAGCATCGTCTGGTTGGAGGCATGCTGGACCAGTCACGGGACGACATCGAGGTGCTCTGCGGCTTGTCCTTGCCTCGCCCTCGTTACCCCTTGCATTGGGAACTTTCAGTCGATTCTGACGGACAAGATCTGACATCTTGCATCTCAGACGAAGTGGCTGATATTTGCGAATGGGTTTTGGGACAGAATCCGGACCGGACCTTGACCTGCTTTCGAGTCTGAGGATCCAGATTCCATTTCCTTGTCAGTTCGGTTGCTAGCGGTTAATGGCGATGTCTCACCCACAATAAAAGAACGGTAAGATGGGCACTGACGGTAAGCCCCAGGTAAGCCCCAGGTAAGCCCCAGGTGTGAAGGCGGGGAAAGAAACGATGGAACgttggcaagaagaagatgatcgGCCGCCAGGCGAGAAACGGGCCGCCCTGAAATCGCATGACGTTTTGAACTGATGAGGGCATTATGCCGAGCTATTTCGGTCCTGTATTGAAACCTTGAAACTTTGGACAAAAGTGGAGGCGAAAAATAGCGGTTGACACCAGCTGAGGTCGTCCCGAGCTGTGCGCACGGTCCCAGCTACCCTGAGCTTAGCTGGTGTGCGCTCTGCTGTTAGTTCACCCACTGTAATTGCCTCTCCAACACTAACGCGAGGCGGAAAGCTGAGCTGGTCCCTGGAATTCAAGAGACCCGACGCCGCAGATGTCCATCTGGCGCCACAAGTGcacacacccaccccaaccgTGGTATTGGAAACGCGACTGCCGAGCTGCCTGTACACTACCTATCATCAACAGATGTGTtttgaaaagaaaacatcGCCCCCGGGAATATGCGGTAATTGAAGGGTGGGACAAGACCTGGGACAAGACCTGTGAGTGCCGTCCCGCCCCGAGACTTGGTGATGTCCTGGGAACACTGACAGCGGACAGTGGACaggtgggggttgatgttgggaatTGCCGCGCTGAGCTTGATGAAATGTTAAGAGCTGGGCTAAGATAATTGCACCGTGACATGCCAAGCATCCGGGCTTGATGCCTCACTCCCGGTtcttgggagtggtgggtgcTGCATGCAGTGCTCCATTCTCTGGGTCTTTGGCTATACCGTGAGCAGTATAGTGCATCCACTAGAGACCCTTGTTCGTGTACATCGCCAGCTGCCACACCTCGCCGTCGACTCCATCAAAAAAAAGAGTTGCGAAATCAACCTCACTTCTTCTTGAAAGGGAAGAAGACACGGAGACAATGACGCGCTGTCTCGGGACGCCCAagcccatcacctcctccatgtcaGACCTTTAACCCGCCCGCGGGGTACCGCGAAGATCCGAAAAAGAAAGGGACTTACTCGAACCACTTGGTCCACGAGATGTGCATCATTGAGCAACGAACGAGTCGTCATCTCTCCCGGAGCCTCTCTCGCTAATGACGATGGAGAGCACGGCAGACGAAAACAATGCCTCATCCGCTCGCCGGCCAACTGTTGAAGCCGCCCCGTCCGTCCCTTCCGCCTTTCCGCCCGCCGCCTCATCAGGCGCGGTGGATTCCATACTTTTCTTATACGAGGCTGGACTCCATAGCGGGCATCACTCTCATTCccctctcatccccctcctacAACTGCCGTCCCGCTGCGGTCAGCACATAACCAAGACGCCAAAACCTGCGGTACCTGCTGCACGAGTTGTTGGCCGGTGATGGTCACAGTGGAAGGATGGCTCACATTGCATCTAGAGTGCAGCCGGGCTCAGCAGCCTGTGTTCCGGACTTACTGACTTGAGCCAGACCTTGGACTCTTCTGCTGGTGTCTGGCCGTCTTTCATGTCTCATCGGTCTTGTCGTCTCCACATTCTGCCATTTGGAtgatgggtgtggtgggaacGAAGGCGGGCGAGCAAGGAGGTCGCCTTGCGCCCAGCTATCAACCCCAAGGAGAcatccactcccccccccttgtCCCCTGTTCCAAAGAACTCCCCAATCCTCGGTAACGAAATCCCCCGGCTGGTTCTCTCCCCATGTATCCATGCTTCATCTGGATCCCAGGACACGATCCACCTCAGGTTCGTGTGGTGGGGGTCGAGGGATGGTCTGTttcttgggggggggggtgggaggaggtacTTTTGGCCTTGtaccttttcttcttttttttctttattgCTGCGGAGCTGCCCCGTGCCCAAACACCCACCCAGCCTGCCAAGTGCAGTATGGTTTATTGAGCATGGTACAAGCCTCTATTTGAACAAGATCTCCGAACGGCCATGGCAGCCCAGTCGATTGGCTCAGTCAGATCGTACCCCAGCTACTTACTCTCCTCCTTGGGTCCTGGTGTTGATATAtgtctccccctctccccacgCCCGATCATCATCCAGTCTGCTTggacatacatacatacatccATACATATTATCTCTCCATCTGTGTATACTCATCATCACTTGCTTGTCAACGGACCTTGTGCCTAACGACAACAAGAGTCCTTTCTTTATTAATCATCACGGCGGACATTTGCTTTGCAGAGCCATCATCCCtcccacacacactctcGCTCATACACCACCGTTGTATTTCCGGCTGACGGAAATCTCGCACCACATTGACAGTCAGTTCACATAACGCCAAGGACGAAGAAAGATCATAATATCAACTGGGCAAAAGATGGCTCTCTCGGAACACCTCCCGGCTCCTGCCAACTGGTCTCGGTGGCCTCAGCATCATCCCACAAGCGGAGACTACGCCATGATGGAGCACAACGTGATGCCGTACGAGTCTCGTCAGGCAACAGCCGCTCCCCCTCAACGACCCCCTTTGGCCTCCCAGTACTTTAGCAGCACCCCCTTCAGTCTCGCCCCCATCACGAACGGCGTGCCAGCGCCTCAATACCAACCACCCGTCACCTACAGCGGATATCACTCATacaccccatctccagtcCTGGGTTCACCTTTCAGAGCCAACACTTACCCGGAACAGCAGACGAGGGTCATGCCAGTCGAGTCCGGTCTTGCCCGAGGGTCAGTGACGCCCCATGCCGGCCATTCACCAGTGCAGGAAAACCAGAGTCCATCAGTCAAGGCCGAACGTCAACTCTCCATCACTGCCGAGGTCACGATGCCCTGCAAGACGATCGAGGCGAACTTGACTGTGGCTGGCCAGCAACCCCACGAGTTCCATACCCCATTGGATACTCTAATGAAGGCGGTCCaggccaaggccgagaagccAGCTGAGTGCAAGACCGAAACCTCAGGGACGGAGGCTCAAGGCAGAGGGGTAAGTTGACCGTAATTGCTGGTCAGGCATGGTCCTAATCTAACCTGTCTGCGATGAATAGCTATCATCCTCTTCGCAAAGCCAGGCGTCCACACGAACGAGAAGAAGCGTTGCTGGGAGCGGTGGTCCACTCAAGCGTTACGCCTGCGGTATCGCTGGGTGCTCCAAGATGTTTAGCCAGAAAACACACCTCGACACTCATCGGCGAGCCCATACGGGAGAGTCACCTTATGTAAGTTCTGTCTGGTTTTCCTGTGTTGTGTGTATGGCCGTTCTAACTAGTAAATAGCAATGCACCCTGTGTGGCAAAGACTTCACTCAGCCAGGAAACCTCAAGGCCCACTGGCGCCGGCACATGGGAGAGAAGCCTTTCTCTTGCACTCTGTGTGATAAGCGCTTCCCCCAGCGCGGAAACCTTCAGGCTCATATGAAGAGCCACGACAAGACGAGGCCCT
Encoded proteins:
- the AZF1 gene encoding DNA-binding transcription factor (EggNog:ENOG503NW8N; COG:K) — translated: MALSEHLPAPANWSRWPQHHPTSGDYAMMEHNVMPYESRQATAAPPQRPPLASQYFSSTPFSLAPITNGVPAPQYQPPVTYSGYHSYTPSPVLGSPFRANTYPEQQTRVMPVESGLARGSVTPHAGHSPVQENQSPSVKAERQLSITAEVTMPCKTIEANLTVAGQQPHEFHTPLDTLMKAVQAKAEKPAECKTETSGTEAQGRGLSSSSQSQASTRTRRSVAGSGGPLKRYACGIAGCSKMFSQKTHLDTHRRAHTGESPYQCTLCGKDFTQPGNLKAHWRRHMGEKPFSCTLCDKRFPQRGNLQAHMKSHDKTRPFICLLDNCNKAFSVRGNLKSHQNKFHEDTIKRLTTRFATITDWSTASYEDKELFEYLSNLYKNSNKGIKGRGKRRNVAVVISQHHQGHLSTPVSPTNATHHHHPHQSPMHLHHTGLPQLQLCMPQPRHDGLPYHGISSPAAYNMSSRPASLMVNTSGRRPHSGYGMYDTDESSVSSSGPVTPNPHMYGDDHGRDLAFNDRMPY